A genomic stretch from Streptomyces venezuelae ATCC 10712 includes:
- a CDS encoding squalene/phytoene synthase family protein, which yields MWKRALDRAGVREPRLRREYTAQRQAVRRFATAEYAAARLLLPAALVPHVVAAVAFMHDTDDRIDRGPVDERAAALTEWDGLVRKALAEGDSALPVLRCLVRTVECHPDVRTHVDAFLRGCEREVAWRTIADEEDLERYVEEYSLPALMLTACLLAPADTAARAAFTDGCHRLIRGMQRIDFLEDLPEDLRAGRTGVPADAVARHGADLTRPDAALGRLVQEQADRADVDLTAAASLPDVTAPSYGPFLRALIGVQRLRLDAVRHAGASLATRTSGPAAPAAAALLLRETARRLRTPGPAVRS from the coding sequence ATGTGGAAGCGGGCCCTGGACCGGGCCGGGGTCAGGGAGCCGCGGCTGCGGCGGGAGTACACCGCACAGCGTCAGGCCGTGCGGCGGTTCGCGACCGCCGAGTACGCGGCCGCGCGCCTGCTGCTGCCCGCCGCGCTGGTGCCGCACGTCGTGGCCGCCGTCGCGTTCATGCACGACACCGACGACCGGATCGACCGAGGGCCGGTGGACGAGCGGGCGGCCGCGCTCACCGAATGGGACGGGCTCGTGCGGAAGGCTCTCGCCGAGGGTGACTCCGCGCTGCCGGTACTGCGCTGCCTCGTCCGTACCGTCGAGTGCCACCCGGACGTACGCACCCATGTGGACGCGTTCCTTCGGGGCTGCGAGCGCGAGGTCGCGTGGCGGACCATCGCGGACGAGGAGGACCTGGAGCGGTACGTCGAGGAGTACTCCCTGCCCGCGCTGATGCTGACGGCCTGCCTCCTCGCGCCGGCGGACACGGCCGCGCGGGCGGCCTTCACGGACGGCTGCCACCGGCTCATCCGAGGCATGCAGCGCATCGACTTCCTTGAGGACCTGCCCGAAGACCTGCGCGCGGGCCGGACGGGCGTCCCCGCCGACGCGGTGGCGCGCCACGGTGCGGACCTCACGCGGCCCGACGCGGCGCTCGGCCGGCTCGTCCAGGAGCAGGCGGACCGGGCCGACGTCGACCTGACGGCGGCTGCCTCCCTTCCCGACGTGACGGCGCCTTCGTACGGGCCCTTCCTGCGGGCCCTCATCGGCGTCCAGCGTCTCCGCCTCGACGCCGTGCGCCACGCGGGCGCGTCCCTCGCGACGCGGACCTCGGGCCCCGCTGCCCCGGCGGCCGCCGCGCTGCTGCTCCGCGAGACAGCACGGCGACTCCGTACCCCCGGCCCTGCGGTCCGCTCCTAG
- a CDS encoding immunity 26/phosphotriesterase HocA family protein, with the protein MTEPGTYLRIPLPDGSYGYGRVLSEEYTAFYDHHTSQPSSDLDAIDTRPLLFAQAVRLPDDTRWQPIGSRALEGETARPVVRFTQDRADFRKCVIFDSEGETRPATPEECVGLERAAVWDAHHIERRLLDTFLGLPNEDEREARVRLS; encoded by the coding sequence ATGACGGAACCGGGAACGTACCTACGGATTCCCCTGCCCGACGGCTCGTACGGCTACGGCAGGGTGCTCTCGGAGGAGTACACCGCCTTCTACGACCACCACACGTCGCAGCCGTCGTCCGACCTGGACGCCATCGACACCCGACCGCTGCTCTTCGCCCAGGCGGTCCGACTGCCGGACGACACCCGATGGCAGCCGATCGGCAGCCGCGCGCTCGAAGGCGAGACCGCGCGCCCGGTCGTCCGCTTCACCCAGGACCGGGCCGACTTCCGCAAATGCGTGATCTTCGACTCGGAGGGCGAGACCCGTCCGGCCACCCCCGAGGAGTGCGTCGGCCTGGAACGCGCCGCGGTCTGGGACGCCCACCACATCGAACGGCGTCTCCTGGACACCTTCCTCGGCCTCCCCAACGAGGACGAGCGGGAGGCACGGGTGCGGCTGTCCTAG
- a CDS encoding TIGR03619 family F420-dependent LLM class oxidoreductase, translated as MLKIGLGAPQYGTFTDPTVISQFAATVEAIGFDSLWVGDRALVPTEPRDTYPGGGPLPEAYRTFLDPVVTLSFLAHATRRIRLGTSTLNAPFYSPLLLARSLTSVDILSQGRLDIGFGLGWSSDEYEAIGVPWKGRGARLEEILDVLDHVWSGTPAAYEGARWQLPSAHVETFPVQRPRPPVLLGGFTPATLERIGRRADGWAGAALPVPRLTHVIGQIRQIAEANGRDPEALRTVVRVNPVLTSETAADDGVPRRGTVAQVSDYLLAAHEAGADEVLIDLQQTARNAEELTDLAHRFHTRLSKG; from the coding sequence ATGCTCAAGATCGGCCTGGGAGCCCCCCAGTACGGAACGTTCACGGACCCCACCGTGATCTCGCAGTTCGCCGCCACGGTCGAAGCGATCGGCTTCGACAGCCTCTGGGTCGGCGACCGGGCCCTCGTCCCGACCGAGCCCCGTGACACCTATCCCGGCGGCGGTCCGCTGCCGGAGGCGTACCGCACCTTCCTCGACCCCGTCGTCACCCTCTCCTTCCTGGCGCACGCGACCCGACGGATACGGCTCGGCACCAGCACGCTGAACGCACCGTTCTACTCGCCGCTCCTGCTGGCCCGGTCGCTCACCTCCGTCGACATCCTCAGCCAGGGACGACTCGACATCGGCTTCGGGCTCGGCTGGTCGTCCGACGAGTACGAGGCCATCGGTGTGCCGTGGAAGGGCCGTGGGGCCCGGCTGGAGGAGATCCTGGACGTCCTGGACCACGTCTGGTCCGGCACGCCGGCCGCCTACGAAGGGGCGCGGTGGCAGCTGCCGAGCGCCCACGTCGAGACGTTCCCGGTGCAGCGCCCCCGCCCACCGGTGCTGCTGGGCGGCTTCACCCCGGCGACGCTCGAGCGCATCGGGCGGCGCGCGGACGGCTGGGCGGGGGCGGCGCTGCCGGTGCCACGACTGACGCACGTCATCGGGCAGATCAGGCAGATCGCGGAGGCGAACGGACGCGACCCCGAGGCCCTGCGCACGGTCGTCCGGGTCAACCCCGTCTTGACGTCAGAGACCGCCGCCGACGACGGCGTCCCGCGCCGGGGAACGGTCGCGCAGGTGTCGGACTACCTGCTCGCCGCGCACGAGGCCGGAGCCGACGAGGTCCTGATCGACCTCCAGCAGACCGCCCGGAACGCGGAGGAACTGACGGACCTCGCGCACCGCTTCCACACCCGACTGAGCAAGGGCTAG
- a CDS encoding SpvB/TcaC N-terminal domain-containing protein, with amino-acid sequence MTDERDGSGTGARRFVAAAPQVTLPKGGGAIRGIGETFTAHPATGTGSVSVPVATSPGRSGFGPRLTLAYDSGAGNGPFGLGWNLSVPSVTRKTDKGLPRYLDAVDSDVFVLSGEDDLVPVHRQDHTGEWVAAHPGHTRDPEGDWVRDPAGDPVVHEDETDGYRVRRYRPRVEGAFARIERWTAVAAPAGTPVGNVHWRSVSKDNVLTVYGLTPEHRIADPLDPGRVFSWLISETRDDKGDVVLYRYKSEDGTGVDLGRPQERNRGPRDDVRRTAHRYLKRILYGNRRPALDERGERPHFLDARVVDGGWMFEAVLDYGDHDPDAPGPRDDEAVDATGALRFPWPLRPDAFSTYRPGFEVRTGRLCRRVLMFHHFPGTEAAGVGVDCLVRSTELSHGGEADPVTANGPVYAFLRSVTQHGHRRDGTGYVRRSMPPVEFTYSEPTVRDTVETVDPGSMENLPAGLDGTTYRWTDLHGEGIPGALVEQSGAWFYKRNISPLPEADRASGDGAPPRVRFAPVEHVATMPALPPGSGAEFVDLAGDGLVDVVVTNGTAPGLHEHDDAEGWQPFRPFTSLPNVPLDAPNARLADLDGDGHADVLVTDDTSLTWYRSLAEEGFEAARQIAVAADEEQGPRALFSDGTHALHLADLSGDGLPDLVRVRNGEVCYWPNLGHGRFGAKVTMENAPWFDHPDTFDQQRVRLADIDGSGTADLLYLHRDGVRLYFNQSGNAWSSPRALRAFPRIDSATSIATADLLGDGTTCLVWSSPLASDAGRPMRFVNLMGGTKPHLLTGLVNNLGAETRLSYAPSTKFSLQDKHEGRPWIARLAFPVHVVERVETYDHVSRNRFTTRYRYHHGRYDGVEREFCGFGMVEQWDTEELEAVGGAAIGGDASNSAPGSYVPPAHIKSWFHTGDRLGRERVSRYHEEEYYREPGLTPADARDLLLDDTPLPPGLADEEERQACRALKGSLLRREIYSDDAVPESTPAELTRAHTPYTVTEQNFTVRRLQGRGAHEYAVFDVQPRETLTHHYEREAADPRTQHTIALEVDPYGTVLKEAAVGYGRRTHLVTVAPDGTGRRTPNPALDALHPADRARQTTSLVTYTERRVTNAIDTAGAWRHPATCETRTFELTGYVPTGPHGRFLAADLVEPDPDITGRLRHRYAREVAYEEQPTPEPCRRPVEHVRTHHRSDDLTRILPLGLLEPRATTGERYTLALTPGLLAAVFRRPRPDGSMEELIPDPAGVLAGTAGDRGGYLAGRTLKADGRFPATDPDDHWWLPSGRTYFSAGPEDPPATELAQALRHRFVARRQRDPFGHDTVVDLDGDDLLAIEVRDPLGNRTTVEANDYRVLQPRRVADANGNRTEVAFDALGMVTGTAVMGKAAPAPAEGDTLDGFPADLEPDRVEALLTAADPDPLAADLLAGATSRVVYDLDRFRRLRRPAVVVTLTRETHHHDPLPPHGLRIQTAYGYSDGFGREIQRKTRAEPGPLTDGGPTVTPRWVCGGWVVHDNKGEPVRQYEPFFSATHEFEFGVTVGVSPVLFRDPLGRVVVTLHPHHTYQKTVFGPWGRTAYDANDTCAPRGTQTGDPRTDPDVRGLLARHFATPSPAPRAAEPGSAAAPQTSAVKRDSAVVRDPVPTGPAVARDPAPTAPAAPPASVTPPAWETWHAQRIGGALGPHEQTAAIRAAAHADTPTTTHLDALGRPFLTVERNRVVCTGHDLDGTEDTVATRTELDIEGNQRQVRDAVTQGGDPLGRVVVRYAHDILGNRIHQSSMEAGARWTLADVLGNPIREWDSRGHTFVTAYDALRRRVTRSVRGTVADGDAASDPRTLDREVRIERIEYGEPAPDASPADEARARRFNLRTRVLRHFDGAGAAVNARLDATGAPLAAYDFKGNALHHTRTLTADYQALPDWAAAPRMADESFDNSMRYDALNRAVQATLPHSDLAPGRLHVVQPVFNEAGLLDRVDVWLEHTTEPAGLLDPGSEPPSPVGIAGIDYDAHGRRTRVAHKNGATTRYRHDPLTFRLVHLVTGRGPSFPEDCDNPDNPQPDAGNCGLQNLHYTYDPSGNVTHIHDDAQQTVFFRNQRVEPSNDYVHDALYRLIQATGREHLGQQADGTRRAPTAPDASNAFHTRLDHPNTQQTMGTYVERYVHDLVGNIERMRHRGSDPAHAGWTRGYTYAETSLLEDGTAGTAAKTGNRLSHTTLNPDGATPPLVEPYAHDRHGNMTRMPHLGGGQPGPSLHWDHADRLRRSDLGGGGTVFCVYDAEGRRVRKVWEKAPGLIEERIYLGDFEVYRRHRGPIGPATAVLERETVHTGADSGAGSGAGEERFALTELRTRDTEGSDPAPPRLIRYQAGNHLGSACLELDERAQIISYEEYAPYGSTTYQAVRSRTETPKRYRYTGMERDEETGLAQHGARYYACWLGRWTGADPSGLIDGPNLYRYARGNPITLTDRDGHEPAEALTAEILQQAASALERAAARWGSAAAYSGGAGASAAPAAAPATALAPAPAAGALAAAQAVAGLAMALAVRMHMQRAGSIARFGNPYGVPTQGAAFPALTQAQRLVHAPFPIPRPAPQRQQGEPRAGRVYVTYTKTNKTTGRVYSGRTSMVIDLNRPWYPQAEKAMKLRDQRHHVDERPEPDDPDFGPAHLDSYAVGHAVNYAERYRDFGYLAIRGREQQLIDDNGAQRAAQLGITGFSGGAWSDTEPGPRLTENKGRGVDKDSPMGEIFHYASDIEFGELAPFTRTPLKQMVRDTLRLR; translated from the coding sequence GTGACTGACGAACGAGACGGATCCGGTACCGGCGCACGGCGGTTCGTCGCCGCCGCACCGCAGGTGACGCTTCCCAAGGGCGGCGGAGCGATCCGCGGCATCGGGGAGACGTTCACCGCCCACCCCGCGACCGGCACCGGTTCGGTCTCGGTACCCGTCGCCACGAGCCCGGGCCGGTCCGGATTCGGCCCCCGCCTGACCCTGGCGTACGACTCCGGAGCGGGCAACGGCCCGTTCGGCCTCGGCTGGAACCTGTCGGTCCCTTCGGTCACCCGCAAGACCGACAAGGGCCTGCCGCGCTACCTGGACGCCGTCGACTCCGACGTGTTCGTGCTCTCCGGCGAGGACGACCTCGTCCCCGTCCACCGGCAGGACCACACCGGCGAGTGGGTCGCGGCCCACCCCGGCCACACACGGGACCCCGAAGGCGACTGGGTGCGCGACCCGGCGGGCGACCCCGTCGTCCACGAGGACGAGACCGACGGCTACCGGGTCCGCCGCTACCGGCCGCGCGTCGAGGGTGCCTTCGCCCGGATCGAGCGCTGGACGGCGGTCGCCGCCCCCGCCGGAACTCCCGTCGGCAACGTGCACTGGCGCTCGGTGTCGAAGGACAACGTCCTCACCGTGTACGGGCTCACCCCGGAGCACCGCATCGCCGACCCGCTCGACCCGGGCCGCGTCTTCAGCTGGCTGATCTCCGAGACCCGCGACGACAAGGGCGATGTCGTCCTCTACCGCTACAAGTCCGAGGACGGCACCGGCGTCGACCTCGGCAGACCGCAGGAACGGAACAGGGGACCCCGCGACGACGTCCGCAGGACCGCCCACCGCTATCTGAAGCGCATCCTCTATGGCAACCGGCGGCCCGCCCTCGACGAGAGGGGTGAGCGCCCCCACTTCCTCGACGCCCGGGTCGTCGACGGCGGCTGGATGTTCGAGGCCGTACTCGACTACGGCGATCACGACCCGGACGCCCCCGGCCCCCGGGACGACGAGGCCGTCGACGCCACCGGCGCCCTCCGCTTCCCGTGGCCGCTCCGCCCGGACGCCTTCTCCACGTACCGGCCCGGCTTCGAGGTGCGCACCGGCCGGCTCTGCCGCCGGGTGCTGATGTTCCACCACTTCCCCGGCACGGAAGCGGCCGGCGTCGGCGTCGACTGCCTCGTACGGTCGACCGAGCTCAGCCACGGCGGCGAGGCCGACCCGGTGACGGCCAACGGGCCCGTGTACGCGTTCCTGCGCTCCGTGACCCAGCACGGGCACCGCCGCGACGGCACCGGGTACGTCCGCCGGAGCATGCCGCCCGTGGAGTTCACGTACTCCGAGCCGACGGTCCGGGACACCGTCGAGACCGTCGACCCCGGGTCCATGGAGAACCTCCCCGCCGGCCTGGACGGGACGACGTACCGCTGGACCGACCTGCACGGCGAGGGCATCCCCGGCGCGCTCGTCGAACAGTCGGGCGCCTGGTTCTACAAGCGCAACATCAGCCCCCTCCCGGAGGCCGACCGGGCCTCCGGCGACGGCGCGCCTCCCCGCGTCCGGTTCGCCCCGGTGGAACACGTCGCCACCATGCCGGCGCTCCCGCCCGGCAGCGGCGCCGAGTTCGTGGACCTCGCCGGAGACGGACTCGTGGACGTCGTCGTCACGAACGGCACCGCCCCCGGCCTCCACGAACACGACGACGCCGAGGGCTGGCAGCCGTTCCGCCCGTTCACCTCCCTCCCGAACGTGCCGCTGGACGCCCCGAACGCCCGCCTCGCCGACCTCGACGGAGACGGCCACGCCGACGTCCTGGTCACCGACGACACCTCGCTCACCTGGTACCGGTCGCTCGCGGAGGAGGGATTCGAGGCGGCCCGGCAGATCGCCGTCGCCGCCGACGAGGAGCAGGGCCCCCGGGCCCTGTTCTCCGACGGCACGCACGCCCTCCACCTCGCCGACCTCTCCGGCGACGGGCTCCCCGACCTGGTCCGCGTCCGCAACGGCGAGGTCTGCTACTGGCCCAACCTCGGCCATGGGCGGTTCGGCGCGAAGGTGACGATGGAGAACGCGCCGTGGTTCGACCACCCGGACACCTTCGACCAGCAGCGCGTCCGGCTGGCCGACATCGACGGCTCCGGCACCGCCGACCTCCTCTACCTCCACCGCGACGGCGTGCGGCTGTACTTCAACCAGTCCGGAAACGCCTGGAGTTCGCCCCGCGCGCTGCGGGCCTTCCCACGGATCGACAGCGCGACGAGCATCGCCACGGCCGACCTCCTGGGCGACGGCACGACCTGCCTCGTCTGGTCCTCCCCGCTCGCCTCGGACGCCGGCCGGCCCATGCGGTTCGTCAACCTCATGGGAGGCACCAAGCCGCATCTGCTGACCGGCCTCGTCAACAACCTCGGCGCGGAGACACGGCTGAGCTACGCACCGTCGACGAAGTTCTCCCTCCAGGACAAACACGAGGGCCGGCCGTGGATCGCGCGTCTTGCGTTCCCCGTCCACGTGGTCGAACGCGTGGAGACGTACGACCACGTGAGCCGCAACCGGTTCACCACGCGCTACCGCTACCACCACGGCCGGTACGACGGCGTGGAGCGCGAGTTCTGCGGGTTCGGCATGGTCGAGCAGTGGGACACCGAGGAACTCGAAGCCGTCGGCGGCGCGGCCATCGGCGGTGACGCGAGCAACTCTGCCCCCGGCTCGTACGTGCCGCCGGCGCACATCAAGTCCTGGTTCCACACCGGCGACCGACTGGGCCGGGAGCGCGTCTCGCGGTACCACGAGGAGGAGTACTACCGCGAGCCGGGCCTCACCCCGGCCGACGCCCGGGACCTGCTGCTCGACGACACCCCGCTGCCCCCGGGCCTGGCCGACGAGGAGGAACGACAGGCGTGCCGCGCGCTGAAGGGCTCGCTGCTGCGGCGTGAGATTTACTCCGACGACGCCGTACCGGAGTCGACACCCGCCGAGCTGACCCGGGCCCACACCCCGTACACGGTCACCGAGCAGAACTTCACCGTCCGGCGCCTCCAGGGACGCGGCGCGCACGAGTACGCCGTGTTCGACGTCCAGCCGCGCGAGACGCTCACCCACCACTACGAGCGCGAGGCCGCAGACCCACGCACCCAGCACACGATCGCGCTGGAGGTCGACCCGTACGGCACCGTCCTCAAGGAGGCCGCCGTCGGCTACGGCCGCCGCACCCACCTGGTGACGGTGGCCCCGGACGGCACCGGCCGCCGCACCCCGAACCCCGCCCTGGACGCCCTCCACCCGGCGGACCGCGCCCGGCAGACCACCTCCCTCGTCACGTACACCGAGCGCCGCGTCACCAACGCGATCGACACCGCCGGCGCCTGGCGCCACCCCGCCACCTGCGAGACGAGAACCTTCGAGCTGACCGGATACGTCCCCACGGGCCCCCACGGCCGATTCCTCGCGGCGGACCTCGTGGAGCCCGACCCCGACATCACCGGACGGCTGCGCCACCGGTACGCGCGGGAGGTGGCGTACGAGGAGCAGCCCACGCCCGAACCCTGCCGCCGGCCGGTCGAGCACGTCCGCACCCACCACCGGAGCGACGACCTCACGCGGATCCTCCCCCTGGGGCTGCTCGAACCCCGCGCCACCACCGGCGAGAGGTACACGCTCGCCCTCACCCCGGGCCTCCTCGCCGCCGTCTTCCGCAGGCCGCGCCCCGACGGCTCCATGGAAGAACTGATCCCGGACCCGGCGGGCGTCCTCGCCGGGACGGCGGGGGACCGGGGCGGCTACCTGGCGGGCCGGACCCTCAAGGCCGACGGACGCTTTCCCGCCACCGACCCCGACGACCACTGGTGGCTGCCGTCCGGCCGGACGTACTTCTCCGCCGGCCCGGAGGACCCGCCGGCCACCGAGCTCGCGCAAGCCCTTCGGCACCGCTTCGTCGCCCGGAGGCAGCGCGACCCCTTCGGCCACGACACCGTGGTCGACCTCGACGGCGACGACCTGCTCGCCATCGAGGTACGCGACCCGCTCGGCAACCGCACCACCGTGGAGGCCAACGACTACCGGGTGCTGCAACCGCGCCGCGTCGCCGACGCCAACGGCAACCGGACCGAGGTGGCCTTCGACGCCCTCGGCATGGTCACCGGCACCGCCGTCATGGGGAAGGCCGCACCCGCACCCGCCGAGGGCGACACCCTGGACGGATTCCCCGCCGACCTCGAACCGGATCGCGTCGAGGCCCTCCTGACGGCGGCCGATCCCGACCCGCTGGCGGCGGACCTGCTCGCCGGCGCCACCAGCCGCGTCGTGTACGACCTCGACCGGTTCCGCCGGCTGCGCCGTCCCGCCGTGGTGGTCACGCTGACCCGCGAGACCCACCACCACGACCCCCTTCCGCCGCATGGCCTCAGGATCCAGACCGCGTACGGCTACTCGGACGGCTTCGGCCGCGAGATCCAGCGCAAGACGCGTGCCGAACCCGGACCGCTCACCGACGGAGGCCCGACCGTCACCCCGCGCTGGGTGTGCGGCGGCTGGGTGGTCCACGACAACAAGGGCGAGCCGGTCCGCCAGTACGAGCCGTTCTTCAGCGCCACGCACGAGTTCGAGTTCGGCGTGACGGTCGGCGTGAGCCCGGTGCTGTTCCGCGATCCCCTGGGGCGGGTCGTCGTCACCCTCCACCCCCACCACACGTACCAGAAGACCGTGTTCGGCCCCTGGGGACGGACCGCCTACGACGCCAACGACACCTGCGCCCCTCGCGGCACGCAGACCGGCGACCCGCGCACGGACCCCGACGTCCGCGGCCTGCTGGCACGCCACTTCGCGACGCCCAGCCCGGCGCCCCGGGCGGCGGAGCCCGGGTCAGCGGCGGCACCGCAGACCTCGGCGGTTAAGCGGGATTCGGCGGTGGTGCGGGATCCGGTGCCGACGGGCCCGGCGGTGGCGCGGGATCCGGCGCCGACGGCCCCTGCCGCCCCGCCCGCGTCGGTCACGCCTCCCGCCTGGGAGACCTGGCACGCCCAGCGGATCGGCGGCGCGCTCGGCCCGCACGAGCAGACGGCGGCGATCCGCGCCGCCGCGCACGCGGACACCCCCACCACCACCCACCTCGACGCCCTGGGCCGCCCCTTCCTCACCGTCGAACGCAACCGCGTCGTCTGCACCGGCCACGACCTCGACGGCACGGAGGACACCGTCGCCACCCGGACCGAGCTCGACATCGAGGGCAACCAGCGCCAGGTGCGCGACGCCGTGACCCAGGGCGGCGATCCGCTCGGGCGGGTCGTCGTGCGGTACGCCCACGACATACTCGGCAACCGCATCCACCAGAGCAGCATGGAGGCTGGGGCCCGCTGGACCCTGGCCGACGTCCTCGGCAACCCGATCCGTGAGTGGGACAGCAGGGGCCACACCTTCGTCACCGCGTACGACGCCCTGCGCCGCCGCGTCACCAGGAGCGTCCGCGGCACCGTCGCCGACGGCGACGCCGCCTCCGACCCGCGCACCCTCGACCGCGAGGTGCGGATCGAACGGATCGAGTACGGCGAGCCCGCCCCGGACGCGTCACCCGCCGACGAGGCCCGCGCCCGGCGGTTCAACCTGCGCACCCGCGTCCTGCGGCACTTCGACGGCGCCGGCGCCGCGGTCAACGCCCGGCTCGACGCGACCGGCGCACCGCTGGCCGCGTACGACTTCAAGGGGAACGCGCTCCACCACACCCGGACGCTCACCGCCGACTACCAGGCCCTGCCCGACTGGGCGGCGGCCCCGCGGATGGCGGACGAGTCCTTCGACAACAGCATGCGCTACGACGCGCTGAACCGGGCCGTGCAGGCGACGCTGCCGCACAGCGACCTCGCCCCCGGCCGGCTCCACGTCGTCCAGCCGGTCTTCAACGAGGCGGGCCTGCTCGACCGCGTCGACGTCTGGCTGGAACACACCACCGAACCCGCCGGGCTGCTCGATCCGGGCAGTGAGCCGCCGTCACCGGTCGGGATCGCCGGCATCGACTACGACGCCCACGGCAGGCGCACCCGGGTCGCCCACAAGAACGGCGCCACCACCCGGTACCGCCACGACCCGCTGACCTTCCGGCTTGTCCATCTCGTCACCGGCCGCGGCCCCTCGTTCCCCGAGGACTGCGACAACCCGGACAACCCCCAGCCGGACGCGGGGAACTGCGGGCTGCAGAACCTGCACTACACCTACGACCCGTCGGGGAACGTCACCCACATCCACGACGACGCCCAGCAGACGGTGTTCTTCCGCAACCAGCGCGTGGAGCCGAGCAACGACTACGTCCACGATGCGCTCTACCGTCTGATCCAGGCCACCGGCCGCGAGCACCTGGGCCAGCAGGCCGACGGCACCCGCAGGGCCCCCACCGCCCCGGACGCCTCCAACGCCTTCCACACGCGGCTGGACCACCCCAACACCCAGCAGACGATGGGGACGTACGTCGAGCGTTACGTCCACGACCTCGTCGGCAACATCGAGCGGATGCGGCACCGGGGCAGCGACCCCGCCCACGCGGGCTGGACGCGCGGCTACACGTACGCGGAGACCAGCCTGCTGGAGGACGGCACGGCGGGGACGGCGGCGAAGACCGGCAACCGGCTCAGCCACACGACGCTGAACCCCGACGGTGCCACCCCGCCGCTCGTCGAGCCGTACGCCCATGACCGGCACGGCAACATGACCCGCATGCCGCACCTCGGCGGCGGCCAGCCCGGCCCCTCGCTGCACTGGGACCACGCGGACCGGTTGCGACGCTCGGACCTCGGCGGCGGAGGCACGGTCTTCTGCGTGTACGACGCCGAGGGCCGAAGGGTCCGCAAGGTGTGGGAGAAGGCGCCGGGCCTGATCGAGGAACGCATCTACCTGGGGGACTTCGAGGTCTACCGGCGGCACCGCGGCCCGATCGGCCCGGCCACCGCGGTGCTCGAACGCGAGACCGTGCACACCGGGGCGGATTCGGGTGCGGGTTCCGGCGCCGGCGAGGAGCGCTTCGCCCTCACCGAGCTGCGCACCCGCGACACCGAGGGCTCGGACCCGGCGCCGCCCCGGCTGATCCGCTACCAGGCGGGGAACCACCTCGGCTCCGCCTGCCTCGAACTGGACGAGCGGGCGCAGATCATCTCGTACGAGGAGTACGCGCCCTACGGCAGCACGACGTACCAGGCGGTACGCAGCCGTACGGAGACACCCAAGCGCTACCGCTACACGGGCATGGAGCGGGACGAGGAGACGGGACTCGCCCAGCACGGCGCCCGCTACTACGCCTGCTGGCTCGGCAGATGGACCGGAGCCGACCCTTCCGGCCTGATCGACGGACCGAACCTGTACCGGTACGCGCGAGGCAACCCGATCACCCTGACCGACCGCGACGGACACGAGCCCGCGGAGGCCCTGACGGCGGAGATCCTCCAGCAGGCCGCCTCGGCGCTGGAACGGGCAGCCGCGCGATGGGGGAGCGCGGCCGCGTACAGCGGGGGAGCCGGAGCATCCGCCGCACCAGCAGCCGCACCCGCGACCGCCCTCGCACCCGCCCCGGCGGCCGGGGCCCTGGCGGCCGCACAGGCGGTCGCCGGCCTGGCGATGGCGCTCGCGGTGCGCATGCACATGCAACGCGCGGGCTCGATCGCACGATTCGGCAACCCCTACGGCGTTCCGACCCAAGGCGCGGCCTTCCCCGCACTGACCCAGGCCCAGAGACTGGTCCACGCACCCTTCCCGATCCCGCGGCCGGCCCCGCAGCGGCAGCAGGGCGAACCGAGAGCAGGACGCGTGTACGTCACGTACACCAAGACGAACAAGACCACCGGGCGCGTCTACTCGGGCCGCACCAGCATGGTCATCGACCTCAACCGACCCTGGTACCCCCAGGCGGAGAAGGCGATGAAGCTCCGCGACCAGAGGCACCACGTGGACGAACGCCCCGAGCCGGACGACCCGGACTTCGGCCCCGCGCACCTGGACAGCTACGCCGTCGGCCACGCGGTGAACTACGCCGAGCGCTACCGCGACTTCGGCTACCTCGCCATCCGAGGAAGGGAACAGCAGCTCATCGACGACAACGGGGCACAACGGGCGGCACAACTGGGGATCACGGGCTTCAGCGGCGGCGCCTGGTCGGACACGGAGCCGGGCCCGCGACTGACGGAGAACAAGGGGCGAGGGGTCGACAAGGACAGCCCGATGGGAGAGATCTTCCACTACGCGTCGGACATCGAGTTCGGCGAACTGGCGCCGTTCACGCGGACGCCGCTCAAGCAAATGGTCCGGGACACACTGAGGCTGCGATGA